A region of Zeugodacus cucurbitae isolate PBARC_wt_2022May chromosome 5, idZeuCucr1.2, whole genome shotgun sequence DNA encodes the following proteins:
- the LOC105218558 gene encoding insulin-like growth factor 2 mRNA-binding protein 1 isoform X6 has translation MTYYHQRAAGGLNGVEFEGNKLHAEPLDKNQRRTNRNQRNPYPGMPGPGRQADFPLRILVQSEMVGAIIGRQGITIRTITQQSHARVDVHRKENVGSLEKAITIYGNPENCTNACKRILEVMQQEAISTNKGDICLKILAHNNLIGRIIGKNGNTIKRIMQDTDTKITVSSINDINSFNLERIITVKGLIDNMSRAEAQISSKLRQSYENDLQAMAPQSLMFPGLHPMAMMSTPGNGMVFNPSMPYQSCPGFPMSKTPASVVPPVFPNDMQETTYLYIPNNAVGAIIGTKGSYIRSVMRFSNASLKIAPIDNDKPAEQQTERKVTIVGTPEGQWKAQYMIFEKMREEGFMCGTEDVRLTVEIMVASSQVGRIIGKGGQNVRDLQRVTGSVIKLPEHAVAPASGGDEETPVHIIGQFYSVQSAQRRIRAMMMSTNPPPVTKKQKAAKEQTAAAAAAAAAAAAGSGTQQLQQQQQQQQVTQQQQQQHQLQPQQQQQQSPPQQQQQQPPASSQ, from the exons AGCTGCTGGCGGTTTGAACGGTGTCGAATTTGAGGGCAACAAATTGCACGCCGAACCATTGGATAAGAATCAACGTCGCACCAATCGCAACCAACGCAATCCATATCCCGGTATGCCAGGTCCCGGACGTCAAGCTGATTTTCCGCTGCGCATTCTTGTGCAAAGTGAAATGGTCGGCGCCATTATCGGGCGTCAAGGTATCACCATACGCACGATCACACAACAGAGTCATGCACGTGTCGATGTGCATCGAAAGGAGAATGTCGGCTCGCTGGAGAAGGCGATCACCATTTATGGTAATCCCGAAAATTGCACTAACGCATGCAAACGCATTTTGGAGGTGATGCAACAGGAGGCCATTTCAACGAATAAGGG CGACATATGCTTGAAAATTTTAGCCCATAACAATTTAATTGGTCGCATTATTGGCAAAAATGGTAATACGATCAAGCGTATTATGCAGGATACGGATACAAAGATTACCGTTAGCTCGATAAACGATATCAATAGCTTCAATTTGGAACGTATTATTACTGTTAAGGGCCTAATCGATAATATGTCACGCGCCGAAGCGCAAATTAGTTCAAAACTACGACAAAGCTATGAGAATGATTTACAAGCCATGGCTCCACAGAGTCTCATGTTCCCCGGCCTCCATCCGATGGCCATGATGTCGACACCCGGCAACGGTATGGTCTTCAATCCGAGCATGCCATATCAATCATGTCCGGGCTTCCCCATGTCCAAGACACCGGCCAGTGTTGTGCCGCCCGTCTTCCCCAATGATATGCAGGAAACGACATACCTCTACATACCGAATAATGCGGTAGGCGCAATTATCGGCACTAAAGGCTCATACATACGCAGCGTAATGCGTTTCTCGAATGCCTCGCTTAAGATCGCACCGATCGACAATGATAAGCCGGCCGAACAGCAAACTGAACGTAAAGTGACGATTGTCGGCACACCGGAGGGCCAATGGAAGGCACAATATATGATTTTCGAGAAGATGCGGGAAGAGGGTTTCATGTGCGGCACAGAAGATGTACGACTAACGGTCGAAATTATGGTGGCCAGTTCACAG GTGGGTCGAATAATCGGCAAGGGCGGCCAGAATGTTCGTGACCTGCAACGCGTTACCGGCAGCGTTATCAAACTACCTGAGCATGCGGTGGCGCCCGCATCGGGTGGTGATGAAGAGACTCCCGTACACATAATCGGGCAATTCTACAGCGTGCAG TCGGCACAGCGTCGCATACGTGCCATGATGATGTCGACGAATCCACCGCCGGTGACTAAAAAACAGAAAGCCGCCAAGGAGCaaaccgccgccgccgccgctgcagcagctgctgccgccgccggcAGTGGGACTCAgcaactgcagcagcagcagcaacaacaacaagtaacacaacagcaacaacaacaacatcaactgcagccacaacaacagcagcagcaatcgccgccgcaacaacaacaacaacagccaccgGCGTCAAGTCAGTAA